A window of the Planococcus citri chromosome 4, ihPlaCitr1.1, whole genome shotgun sequence genome harbors these coding sequences:
- the LOC135843733 gene encoding myb-like protein V, whose amino-acid sequence MRLIYSFGLTSLLVSLWVVQTCSATLPNGAQNLEDSAKPAGNNRLFNRAIRGSHGNAPAPRLGGQAKSQPTPQKTTPSPPPPPVETGNEPESGEDRPEGTEVEGNFAEEAVSSTTTSTTEAPRRRTVLPVKRIQSNKDFMEKLKRRREEQHQPGFTLVPHTTTSTTEKPIKQNTPGNKKNNPPKTPTAPTNQGSRKNPTPTRRYNAKAVTPAQTTPLPVSSNEAIAEESNLATQSSKIRTYPKARRTSAS is encoded by the exons GTTGACCTCGTTACTCGTCAGTTTATGGGTAGTTCAGACATGTTCGGCTACATTACCAAATGGAGCTCAAAATTTAGAAGATTCGGCTAAACCAGCCGGCAATAATAGACTTTTCAACAGGGCCATAAGAGGTTCACATGGGAATGCACCTGCACCTCGTTTAGGTGGACAAGCTAAATCCCAACCA ACTCCACAAAAAACCACTCCAAGTCCACCTCCGCCGCCAGTAGAAACTGGAAATGAACCCGAATCTGGTGAAGATAGGCCAGAAGGAACTGAAGTCGAAGGCAATTTCGCAGAGGAAGCAGTTTCATCAACTACGACCAGTACAACAGAAGCTCCAAGACGGAGAACAGTATTACCTGTAAAACGCATTCAGTCTAATAAAGATTttatggaaaagttgaaaagaaggAGAGAAGAACAACATCAGCCTGGATTCACG cTCGTACCTCACACTACCACTTCAACCACTGAGAAACCAATAAAACAGAATACTCCAGgaaataagaaaaacaacccCCCTAAAACTCCTACAGCACCAACCAATCAAGGATCTCGAAAAAATCCTACTCCTACCCGAAGGTATAATGCTAAAGCAGTTACTCCAGCACAAACCACACCTCTGCCAGTTTCATCCAACGAAGCTATCGCTGAAGAAAGTAACTTGGCTACGCAATCTTCAAAAATCCGCACATACCCAAAAGCCAGAAGAACCAGTGCGAGCTAA